In one window of Calypte anna isolate BGI_N300 chromosome 1, bCalAnn1_v1.p, whole genome shotgun sequence DNA:
- the LATS2 gene encoding serine/threonine-protein kinase LATS2 isoform X1 produces MRPKTFPATTYSGNSRQRLQEIREGLKQPSKSTGQGLPIGPGSETSLDSKILIGKDAARQQQMRQTPKFGPYQKALREIRYSLLPFANESSTTAAVEVNRQMLQELVNAGCDQEMAVRALKQTGSRSIEAALEYISKMSYLDPRNEQIVRVIKQTSPGKGIVPNNVTRRPSFEGSNESFPSYHQISNAAYEGTGFGAEGANMLTEVPRPYMDYLISTSQSAAMNAPVQRPSAVGTHSTPTSHQQKTYPANIESSVINYPVANHSNQALQLQASHGSNSQHYSRQHMMVQGEPMGYGVQRSPSFQNKMQQEGGYTNLPNKGAVVQNNSGHAFQQAPASLYISHSHHKQTSPSSHQMHVISRGPAFANDFSDSPPQNLLTPSRNSLNMDLYDMNNPQVQQWQTSTPSRRDSLQNPGIETSPRQHVSFRPDATVPSRTNSFNNHQQQPQVTVSIRQVPPGKPDPSITSPNTITAVTSAHILQPVKSMRVMRPEPQTAVGPSHPGWLPAQAPAVDGLEIMEQHVPPVGAANAYQLDVDYGNQELRCPPPPYPKHLFLPGSSEQFDINCLCMGVEQTLCVVPSSTCNKAEENSERNDKSSKNTKAEKPSKDKKQIQTSPVPVRKNGKDEEKRESRIKSYSPFAFKFYMEQHVENVIKTYQQKINRRLQLEQEMAKAGLCEAEQEQMRKILYQKESNYNRLKRAKMDKSMFVKIKTLGIGAFGEVCLACKVDTHALYAMKTLRKKDVLNRNQVAHVKAERDILAEADNEWVVKLYYSFQDKENLYFVMDYIPGGDMMSLLIRMEVFPERLARFYIAELTLAIESVHKMGFIHRDIKPDNILIDLDGHIKLTDFGLCTGFRWTHNSKYYQKGSHIRQDSMEPSDLWDDVSNCRCGDRLKTLEQRAKKQHQRCLAHSLVGTPNYIAPEVLLRKGYTQLCDWWSVGVILFEMLVGQPPFLAPTPTETQLKVINWESTLHIPSQIKLSPEATDLITKLCCAAEDRLGRNGADDIKAHSFFHSMDFSTDIRRQPAPYVPKISHPMDTSNFDPVEEEGPWNDASGDSTRTWDPLASSNSKHTEHAFYEFTFRRFFDDNGYPFRYPKPSGMEVSQSEKPDVEDKGVVDQTGACQPVYV; encoded by the exons GAGATGGCTGTCCGAGCACTGAAGCAGACAGGAAGCAGAAGTATTGAGGCTGCTCTGGAGTACATCAGCAAGATGAGCTACCTGGATCCTAGAAATGAACAGATAGTACGTGTAATTAAGCAGACCTCACCAG gaaagggTATTGTGCCAAATAATGTAACCCGCAGGCCAAGCTTTGAAGGATCAAACGAATCTTTTCCGTCCTACCATCAGATCAGTAATGCAGCCTATGAAGGGACAGGTTTTGGAGCAGAAGGTGCAAATATGCTCACTGAAGTTCCAAGGCCATATATGGACTATTTAATCTCTACTTCACAGTCTGCTGCTATGAATGCTCCTGTACAGAGACCCTCTGCAGTAGGCACTCACAGCACACCAACAAGCCATCAGCAGAAAACATACCCTGCAAATATTGAGTCCTCTGTGATTAATTATCCAGTGGCTAATCACAGCAATCAAGCTTTGCAGCTGCAGGCATCCCACGGCTCCAACAGTCAGCATTACAGCAGGCAGCACATGATGGTGCAGGGAGAACCTATGGGCTATGGTGTTCAGCGAAGTCCATCCTTCCAAAACAAgatgcagcaggagggaggatACACCAATCTCCCAAATAAAGGGGCAGTTGTTCAGAATAATTCTGGTCATGCATTTCAGCAGGCACCAGCCAGCCTGTATATATCACATTCTCATCACAAACAGACCAGTCCTTCTTCTCATCAAATGCATGTGATATCCAGAGGTCCAGCTTTTGCGAATGATTTTTCAGACAGTCCACCACAAAATCTATTAACTCCGTCTAGAAATAGCCTAAATATGGACCTCTATGACATGAACAATCCTCAAGTGCAGCAGTGGCAGACATCAACACCTTCACGACGAGATTCTTTACAAAATCCAGGAATAGAAACATCTCCACGGCAACATGTATCCTTCAGACCTGATGCTACAGTGCCGAGCAGAACAAACTCCTTTAACAACCACCAGCAACAGCCGCAAGTGACAGTGTCTATAAGACAGGTTCCTCCAGGAAAACCTGATCCCTCAATTACATCCCCAAATACCATCACAGCAGTCACATCTGCTCATATTCTCCAGCCAGTGAAGAGCATGCGAGTGATGAGACCTGAGCCTCAGACTGCAGTGGGACCTTCCCATCCTGGTTGGTTACCAGCACAGGCACCAGCTGTGGATGGCTTGGAGATAATGGAGCAGCATGTGCCACCTGTAGGAGCAGCTAATGCCTATCAACTAGATGTGGATTATGGTAACCAGGAACTGCGGTGCCCACCACCACCGTATCCCAAGCATTTGTTCCTTCCCGGTAGCTCCGAGCAGTTTGATATCAACTGCTTATGCATGGGTGTAGAGCAGACCCTCTGTGTAGTCCCCAGTTCAACATGCAATAAGGCTGAGGAGAATAGTGAGCGAAATGacaaaagcagcaagaacaCTAAAGCTGAAAAACCAAGCAAGGATAAAAAACAGATCCAGACATCTCCAGTGCCTGTGCGAAAAAATggcaaagatgaagaaaagcgAGAATCACGAATAAAGAGCTACTCACCTTTTGCCTTCAAGTTCTACATGGAGCAACATGTAGAAAATGTCATAAAGACCTACCAGCAGAAAATTAACAGAAGATTACAATTGGAGCAAGAAATGGCTAAA GCTGGCCTTTGTGAAGCAGAACAAGAACAAATGAGGAAAATTCTCTACCAGAAGGAGTCCAACTACAACAGACTTAAAAGGGCTAAAATGGACAAATCTATGTTTGTGAAAATCAAGACTCTGGGTATTGGTGCATTTGGAGAAGTGTGCCTGGCCTGCAAAGTGGATACCCATGCCCTGTATGCCATGAAGACTCTGCGAAAGAAAGATGTGCTGAACAGGAACCAGGTGGCTCACGTCAAAGCAGAGAGGGACATACTTGCTGAGGCAGACAATGAGTGGGTGGTTAAACTCTATTATTCCTTCCAAGATAAAGAGAACTTGTACTTTGTGATGGACTACATCCCTGGTGGGGATATGATGAGCCTGCTGATTCGAATGGAGGTCTTTCCAGAGCGTCTGGCTAGATTTTATATTGCAGAGCTCACTTTGGCTATAGAGAGTGTGCACAAAATGGGATTTATTCATCGAGACATCAAGCCTGACAACATTCTGATAGACCTTGATGGGCATATCAAACTGACTGACTTTGGACTGTGTACTGGATTCAGGTGGACTCACAACTCCAAATACTATCAGAAAG GGAGCCATATCAGACAAGACAGCATGGAGCCCAGTGATCTTTGGGATGATGTGTCCAATTGTAGATGTGGAGATAGGCTAAAAACATTGGAACAAAGAGCTAAGAAGCAGCATCAGAGATGTCTAGCCCACTCATTAGTTGGAACCCCTAATTATATTGCTCCTGAAGTCCTGCTTCGTAAAG GATACACTCAGCTTTGTGACTGGTGGAGTGTTGGTGTTATCCTCTTCGAGATGTTAGTGGGGCAGCCTCCTTTTCTGGCTCCTACACCCACAGAAACCCAGCTAAAG GTGATAAATTGGGAAAGCACACTGCACATTCCCTCACAGATCAAGCTAAGCCCTGAGGCAACTGATCTCATCACgaagctctgctgtgctgctgaggacaGGCTGGGAAGAAATGGAGCAGATGATATCAAGGCCCATTCTTTCTTTCACTCTATGGACTTCTCTACTGATATTCGGAGGCAGCCAGCTCCCTATGTTCCAAAGATCAGCCACCCAATGGACACTTCAAATTTTGATCCAGTTGAAGAGGAAGGTCCTTGGAACGATGCCAGTGGTGACAGCACCAGGACATGGGATCCACTGGCCTCTTCCAATAGCAAACACACAGAGCATGCTTTCTATGAGTTCACTTTCCGAAGGTTCTTCGATGACAATGGATATCCCTTCAGGTATCCCAAACCTTCTGGAATGGAAGTTAGCCAGTCTGAGAAACCTGATGTGGAAGACAAAGGTGTGGTGGATCAGACTGGAGCTTGTCAGCCTGTATATGTGTAA
- the LATS2 gene encoding serine/threonine-protein kinase LATS2 isoform X2: MAVRALKQTGSRSIEAALEYISKMSYLDPRNEQIVRVIKQTSPGKGIVPNNVTRRPSFEGSNESFPSYHQISNAAYEGTGFGAEGANMLTEVPRPYMDYLISTSQSAAMNAPVQRPSAVGTHSTPTSHQQKTYPANIESSVINYPVANHSNQALQLQASHGSNSQHYSRQHMMVQGEPMGYGVQRSPSFQNKMQQEGGYTNLPNKGAVVQNNSGHAFQQAPASLYISHSHHKQTSPSSHQMHVISRGPAFANDFSDSPPQNLLTPSRNSLNMDLYDMNNPQVQQWQTSTPSRRDSLQNPGIETSPRQHVSFRPDATVPSRTNSFNNHQQQPQVTVSIRQVPPGKPDPSITSPNTITAVTSAHILQPVKSMRVMRPEPQTAVGPSHPGWLPAQAPAVDGLEIMEQHVPPVGAANAYQLDVDYGNQELRCPPPPYPKHLFLPGSSEQFDINCLCMGVEQTLCVVPSSTCNKAEENSERNDKSSKNTKAEKPSKDKKQIQTSPVPVRKNGKDEEKRESRIKSYSPFAFKFYMEQHVENVIKTYQQKINRRLQLEQEMAKAGLCEAEQEQMRKILYQKESNYNRLKRAKMDKSMFVKIKTLGIGAFGEVCLACKVDTHALYAMKTLRKKDVLNRNQVAHVKAERDILAEADNEWVVKLYYSFQDKENLYFVMDYIPGGDMMSLLIRMEVFPERLARFYIAELTLAIESVHKMGFIHRDIKPDNILIDLDGHIKLTDFGLCTGFRWTHNSKYYQKGSHIRQDSMEPSDLWDDVSNCRCGDRLKTLEQRAKKQHQRCLAHSLVGTPNYIAPEVLLRKGYTQLCDWWSVGVILFEMLVGQPPFLAPTPTETQLKVINWESTLHIPSQIKLSPEATDLITKLCCAAEDRLGRNGADDIKAHSFFHSMDFSTDIRRQPAPYVPKISHPMDTSNFDPVEEEGPWNDASGDSTRTWDPLASSNSKHTEHAFYEFTFRRFFDDNGYPFRYPKPSGMEVSQSEKPDVEDKGVVDQTGACQPVYV, encoded by the exons ATGGCTGTCCGAGCACTGAAGCAGACAGGAAGCAGAAGTATTGAGGCTGCTCTGGAGTACATCAGCAAGATGAGCTACCTGGATCCTAGAAATGAACAGATAGTACGTGTAATTAAGCAGACCTCACCAG gaaagggTATTGTGCCAAATAATGTAACCCGCAGGCCAAGCTTTGAAGGATCAAACGAATCTTTTCCGTCCTACCATCAGATCAGTAATGCAGCCTATGAAGGGACAGGTTTTGGAGCAGAAGGTGCAAATATGCTCACTGAAGTTCCAAGGCCATATATGGACTATTTAATCTCTACTTCACAGTCTGCTGCTATGAATGCTCCTGTACAGAGACCCTCTGCAGTAGGCACTCACAGCACACCAACAAGCCATCAGCAGAAAACATACCCTGCAAATATTGAGTCCTCTGTGATTAATTATCCAGTGGCTAATCACAGCAATCAAGCTTTGCAGCTGCAGGCATCCCACGGCTCCAACAGTCAGCATTACAGCAGGCAGCACATGATGGTGCAGGGAGAACCTATGGGCTATGGTGTTCAGCGAAGTCCATCCTTCCAAAACAAgatgcagcaggagggaggatACACCAATCTCCCAAATAAAGGGGCAGTTGTTCAGAATAATTCTGGTCATGCATTTCAGCAGGCACCAGCCAGCCTGTATATATCACATTCTCATCACAAACAGACCAGTCCTTCTTCTCATCAAATGCATGTGATATCCAGAGGTCCAGCTTTTGCGAATGATTTTTCAGACAGTCCACCACAAAATCTATTAACTCCGTCTAGAAATAGCCTAAATATGGACCTCTATGACATGAACAATCCTCAAGTGCAGCAGTGGCAGACATCAACACCTTCACGACGAGATTCTTTACAAAATCCAGGAATAGAAACATCTCCACGGCAACATGTATCCTTCAGACCTGATGCTACAGTGCCGAGCAGAACAAACTCCTTTAACAACCACCAGCAACAGCCGCAAGTGACAGTGTCTATAAGACAGGTTCCTCCAGGAAAACCTGATCCCTCAATTACATCCCCAAATACCATCACAGCAGTCACATCTGCTCATATTCTCCAGCCAGTGAAGAGCATGCGAGTGATGAGACCTGAGCCTCAGACTGCAGTGGGACCTTCCCATCCTGGTTGGTTACCAGCACAGGCACCAGCTGTGGATGGCTTGGAGATAATGGAGCAGCATGTGCCACCTGTAGGAGCAGCTAATGCCTATCAACTAGATGTGGATTATGGTAACCAGGAACTGCGGTGCCCACCACCACCGTATCCCAAGCATTTGTTCCTTCCCGGTAGCTCCGAGCAGTTTGATATCAACTGCTTATGCATGGGTGTAGAGCAGACCCTCTGTGTAGTCCCCAGTTCAACATGCAATAAGGCTGAGGAGAATAGTGAGCGAAATGacaaaagcagcaagaacaCTAAAGCTGAAAAACCAAGCAAGGATAAAAAACAGATCCAGACATCTCCAGTGCCTGTGCGAAAAAATggcaaagatgaagaaaagcgAGAATCACGAATAAAGAGCTACTCACCTTTTGCCTTCAAGTTCTACATGGAGCAACATGTAGAAAATGTCATAAAGACCTACCAGCAGAAAATTAACAGAAGATTACAATTGGAGCAAGAAATGGCTAAA GCTGGCCTTTGTGAAGCAGAACAAGAACAAATGAGGAAAATTCTCTACCAGAAGGAGTCCAACTACAACAGACTTAAAAGGGCTAAAATGGACAAATCTATGTTTGTGAAAATCAAGACTCTGGGTATTGGTGCATTTGGAGAAGTGTGCCTGGCCTGCAAAGTGGATACCCATGCCCTGTATGCCATGAAGACTCTGCGAAAGAAAGATGTGCTGAACAGGAACCAGGTGGCTCACGTCAAAGCAGAGAGGGACATACTTGCTGAGGCAGACAATGAGTGGGTGGTTAAACTCTATTATTCCTTCCAAGATAAAGAGAACTTGTACTTTGTGATGGACTACATCCCTGGTGGGGATATGATGAGCCTGCTGATTCGAATGGAGGTCTTTCCAGAGCGTCTGGCTAGATTTTATATTGCAGAGCTCACTTTGGCTATAGAGAGTGTGCACAAAATGGGATTTATTCATCGAGACATCAAGCCTGACAACATTCTGATAGACCTTGATGGGCATATCAAACTGACTGACTTTGGACTGTGTACTGGATTCAGGTGGACTCACAACTCCAAATACTATCAGAAAG GGAGCCATATCAGACAAGACAGCATGGAGCCCAGTGATCTTTGGGATGATGTGTCCAATTGTAGATGTGGAGATAGGCTAAAAACATTGGAACAAAGAGCTAAGAAGCAGCATCAGAGATGTCTAGCCCACTCATTAGTTGGAACCCCTAATTATATTGCTCCTGAAGTCCTGCTTCGTAAAG GATACACTCAGCTTTGTGACTGGTGGAGTGTTGGTGTTATCCTCTTCGAGATGTTAGTGGGGCAGCCTCCTTTTCTGGCTCCTACACCCACAGAAACCCAGCTAAAG GTGATAAATTGGGAAAGCACACTGCACATTCCCTCACAGATCAAGCTAAGCCCTGAGGCAACTGATCTCATCACgaagctctgctgtgctgctgaggacaGGCTGGGAAGAAATGGAGCAGATGATATCAAGGCCCATTCTTTCTTTCACTCTATGGACTTCTCTACTGATATTCGGAGGCAGCCAGCTCCCTATGTTCCAAAGATCAGCCACCCAATGGACACTTCAAATTTTGATCCAGTTGAAGAGGAAGGTCCTTGGAACGATGCCAGTGGTGACAGCACCAGGACATGGGATCCACTGGCCTCTTCCAATAGCAAACACACAGAGCATGCTTTCTATGAGTTCACTTTCCGAAGGTTCTTCGATGACAATGGATATCCCTTCAGGTATCCCAAACCTTCTGGAATGGAAGTTAGCCAGTCTGAGAAACCTGATGTGGAAGACAAAGGTGTGGTGGATCAGACTGGAGCTTGTCAGCCTGTATATGTGTAA